GTAGCGGACCGAGTCCGTAGCGACGATGGGCTGGTCCTTGACGTAGGTACCGTAGGGCTTCAAACCACCGATCTCCTCACGCGTGAGGACCGCAGTGACTCCCGCCAGCGAGCGGGCCGCCGAGGCGTCGATGCCCAGGATCCGGGCATGTGCATGCGGGCTTCTGAGGACCTTGGCATGGAGCATTCCGGCCTTCTTGATGTCCACCGTGTAGAGGGCGCGTCCGGTGACCTTGGCGGTGCTGTCCAGGCGCGGGCGGTCGCGTCCCACGATCGGCTCCCCGGCCTCGCCGGGAGTGGCTGTCCCGTTCATTCCGACGCCCGTTCCTGCTGCTCCGCGGCGGAGAGCTCTGCGGCACGTTCCACGGATTCCAGGATCATTTCGTATCCTGTGCACCTGCAGGTATTCGAACTGATCCATTCCCGGATCCGGTCCCTGTCCGGTTGCGGATCCTGCCGCAGCAGGCCAGTGGTCAGCATCAGCATGCCCGACGTACAGAACCCGCACTGGAAGCCGCCACATTCCCTGAATGCCTGCTGCTGGGCACTCAACGTGCCATCTTGGCGGGCCAGGCCCTCCACCGTTTCAACCCGGGCACCCTCGACGTCGAAGGCAAACGTGGAACAGGCGGCTACCGGAAGGTCATTCACCAGGACAGTGCAGGCACCACAGACACTGCGCTCGCACGAGGCACGAACCCCTTGCTTTCCGCAGGTGTTGCGCAACACGTCCAGGACGGTCGCGCTGGTAGGAACACGATGCCTCTCGGGGCTTCCGTTCAGTTCGAATTCGAGATCGTGGGTAACGGGTTCGTGGCCGGGCACCGGCGATTCAAGGCTCATGGCTGGCTTCCTTTCCTTTGTTTTCCGGTTGCTTGGACGAGAAGACGGCGGCAAAGCACAGACGCCAGGTGCCGGCGGTAACTGATGGATCCGGCGTAGTCGGCCGCCTCCTCCGGGAGCTGCGCTGCAAGAATCTCTGCGACAGAGGCAGGGTCGAGGTCAGCTGTTGCAGTTCCACCGGCGGGATGGGAGAGGACGGTGTGGGAGAGGACATAGGGCCGCCTGTATTCACTCCCGCAGACGGCCGTTACCGTAACGTCGCCACTGGCGTTGCTTCGCACGGCCATGGCCACTGTGCTGACCGGGCGCATGGTGCGTTCGTATCCGAACCACAGCAGGGATGCGGTGTCCACGCTGACGGCTGTCATGACACCAGGGCTCCTGCGCTCCCCCTCCCAGAGCTTCGCAACCGGGAGGGTTGCAAGGTCTCCGCCCTGAAAGTGCATGCGAGCCTGGAGGGCGGACAAAATGACCGGCATTTCATAGCGATACCGACGCGCAAGGAGGTTGCCTCCCAGGGTGCCGCGGTAACGGATCCGAACTGTTGCAATCGATCCCCAGGCCGCAGCCAGGGCCGGGAGGGAAGACAGGATTTCCGGACTCCTGCTGCCTTCGTAGTGGCTGACCAAGGAACCGATGCGCAGAGTTCCGGCGTCGTTCGAGACAGCCCGCAGTTCCTTGATTCCCTGCAGGGAAATCAGCACCTGTGGCTCCAATCCTTCGCGGATTTGGGCCATGAGGTCCGAGCAGCCCGCCGCGATCACAGCGTGTGGGTGCTGCCGGACCAGTGCCTCAGCTTCTCCCAGTGAAGCAGGCCGATGCAGAACAAACGGCGGGAGGGCGGACTGGCTCTGGGCTATCAGGCCCGCCCCTAATTTCTGGCCTCGCATTGGTCAGCCTTCTTTCACTCTCGCCATGTAGGCGCTTTCCACGGACTACCGCCGTGGTTGATTCCTGGTTTCGCAAACAACCGTCCCGGGTGGCCCGTTCGGGCCACCCGGAGCGGGCAGTTTCACTAGGCCGGGCGGTCGCCCTTCAGCGTGACCCGGTGCATCAGCCTGTAATGCGGGTGGTAGTCGCCCACTGCGTAATGCTGGGTGGAACGGTTATCCCAGATCACCAGGGAGTTGGGCTCCCACCGGAACCGGACCTGGTACTCGGGGGTCCGGGCGAGGTCCGTGAGCATGTTCCGCAGCGAGTCGCCCAGCTGCGTGGAAATACCCGTGAGGCGGGTGGTGAACAACGCATTGACGTACACGAGCTTGCGGCCCGTTTCCGGATGCTTGCGCACCACGGGGTGGGTCATGGGCGGGTATTTGCGTCGCGTTTCCTCATAGCGCGCCTCGCCATCCGGGCCTTGCCGGACGACGCCGGTCAGTTCCTTTTCCCAGTCGTGCACTCCTTCAAGCCCGTCGATGACGTTTTTTACGTTCTCCGGCAGGGCGTCATAAGCCGCGGTCATACTTGCCCAGAGGGTGTCGCCGCCGCACGGGGGAATTTCCTGCGCATGGAGGCAGGTGGCGG
This genomic interval from Paenarthrobacter ureafaciens contains the following:
- a CDS encoding (2Fe-2S)-binding protein, with the translated sequence MSLESPVPGHEPVTHDLEFELNGSPERHRVPTSATVLDVLRNTCGKQGVRASCERSVCGACTVLVNDLPVAACSTFAFDVEGARVETVEGLARQDGTLSAQQQAFRECGGFQCGFCTSGMLMLTTGLLRQDPQPDRDRIREWISSNTCRCTGYEMILESVERAAELSAAEQQERASE
- a CDS encoding FAD binding domain-containing protein; translation: MRGQKLGAGLIAQSQSALPPFVLHRPASLGEAEALVRQHPHAVIAAGCSDLMAQIREGLEPQVLISLQGIKELRAVSNDAGTLRIGSLVSHYEGSRSPEILSSLPALAAAWGSIATVRIRYRGTLGGNLLARRYRYEMPVILSALQARMHFQGGDLATLPVAKLWEGERRSPGVMTAVSVDTASLLWFGYERTMRPVSTVAMAVRSNASGDVTVTAVCGSEYRRPYVLSHTVLSHPAGGTATADLDPASVAEILAAQLPEEAADYAGSISYRRHLASVLCRRLLVQATGKQRKGSQP
- a CDS encoding TauD/TfdA dioxygenase family protein, with translation MSGNDQEFKTFTVERATPTIGAYIHGLDLREGITPECRRELREAFLEYQVLFLRDQQITPDDQIEFAKVFGDPQEVSAFFPSLPGYPHIEVLESRGRAAGTDVWHSDLTWQATPNSATCLHAQEIPPCGGDTLWASMTAAYDALPENVKNVIDGLEGVHDWEKELTGVVRQGPDGEARYEETRRKYPPMTHPVVRKHPETGRKLVYVNALFTTRLTGISTQLGDSLRNMLTDLARTPEYQVRFRWEPNSLVIWDNRSTQHYAVGDYHPHYRLMHRVTLKGDRPA